GGACGGATTCCGTGAGAAGGGCGTGTGTGTATATTAGTTGTAATAGATGTATTATTGTGAGGTAGTGTCATCAGGATCTACCCGTGTGCTCATGTGCTTGTTTGTTTGCTCATGTGCCCATGTTTTCTCTTATCAATCATAATATTCACGAGAGCTTAATATTGTGATGATTAAGGGATTATAGCTATCAGAGCTACATTTTGCCTGCTAATACTCGGCCACAAGGCGTTATTAGCTGTGAAATGTGCGATAATAGCTCGACTTGTTTTGACGTGCTGTGTGCAAGTACCACTACCACTATTTACTGGTGCTTTGTCTCGTCATGGTGTCTCGTCATGGTGTCTCGTCATGGTGTCTCGTCATGATGCATCGTCATGGTGTATCATAATGGTGTATCATAATGGTGTATCGTCATGGTGTATCGTCATGGTGTATCATGAGTTGACGCTCCGTAACGCCGGCCATGCCTCGCACTTGTCTGCTGTACTGAATCTCACCTACGTGATATTGCACAGTATCGGTTCGACAAGTACCACTCCCTCGGCAATTATATGTAGCCGTTGCCGAACCACTGTCCCAAGGGGTCCCAAGGAGTTGCCACCAACATGGTCCCAATAATAGGTCTCAGTAATACGACCCCCTCGCAGCCTTGGGCAATGCAACACTGCCCTGTTGAGAGAGCCACAGAGCGTCTTTAGCGAGCAAGAAATCGGCCTGTAGATTGCTCGTGGCCATTTCTCAGCGGCCCCCTTGTAGCCAATCACGCTCCACGTGGACGTGGGATGCGATGGAGCTGTACTTTGGAAGCACGGATTTTCAGGCACGCCATAAAACACCGGCGATTTAAACGTGCTTGTCTTGCTACAAATGCGTTACTGTAGGGGAGTGTGGAATGTGGCAAGCCCAATTCAGGGAGCTTTTCggctcgtacttgtatagtATCGCAGAGGGCGGTGTACGACTGTGGCATGACGTCATGTGGCGAGTCGTCTTTTGGGGGGTggaatgtgtttgtgtgacTTGTCtggggttgtgtttggttcttgtgtttttgttaTATAAACGGGTGTTTGTCCGTTGTTGCTTGAgccctctctctctttctactttgtacagtatgggTTGTGGTCGGGTGGCTAAATATATCTCTGTGGGCATATACACTGAGAGGACTCTCTCTTGTCACTCTGCTGAGATTAGCCTTCGGCTTGTGTACCACCCCAGAGTTTATTTTTCGTGCGCGTTTTCGGACAACCCAAATCCAGGGAAAAATCGCAGTCAGGTACGTACGCAAAAAGTTACACCGTGGAGCGCGATCCTCTGTGACTGGAAACAGACACTAAGAGCAGGCGAAGGTGCATTCATTCCTCGACACAAAAGCAAGACGACCCAGACCCTTCCTCAACACAACGCAACGACCGGAATACATCCCGACTATCCTCCACGGCTCCAAAACAAGTGCAAcaaaacaagtacaatagtGACACTTGAGCAACTACAAATAACAACAAGAAACCGATGCTCAAAGACCTGTTCCACAGAATCAAATACAGACTGCTCCAGGACGCGCCGGTGGGCTCGTCGTTGGCGAAGCTGGAAACGTCGTGGGACCCACGAATATCGTGGGAAAAGCTGAGACGCAAACGGTGGACGTGGAGCGACTGGCCCTACGTGCTCATGGTGCTGTCGCTGACCATCTGCCTGTCGATCCTGCAGACGGTGCCAGCATTCGTGCGTGTCATCGTGGCGTTTGTGCTCTTCGCGCTGGTGTCCATCCCCATCACATCGCAGTTCTTCCTGCCTGGAATGCCCATCATCACATGGCTGGTGCTGTTTGCCTCCCCAACATCGCTGCCGCTCAGCCTGCGGCCCAAAATCTACGTGCGTCTGCTGCCCGCGCTGGAAACCATCCTCTACGGCGGCAACCTGTCCTACTCTCTGGCCCAAATGACCCATCCAGTGCTGGACATTCTGGCCTGGCTTCCTTACGGCGTTCTGCATTTCGCCCTGCCCTTCATCCTCGCCGCATctttgtttgtgtttggtcCCCCCGGCACCCTGCCCCAGTTTGGCTTCTGCTTCGGGTGGATGAACTACTTTGGCGTCATCATGGAGCTCATGTTCCCCAACGCGCCCCCGTGGTACAAGAACATCTACGGCCTGCAGCCCGCCAACTACACGATTCACGGCTCGGCCGGCGGACTGGAGCGAATCGACAAGATTCTCGGCTTCCAGCTGTACGGCGGCACGTTTGGAGCGTCCGGAATGGTGTTTGGCGCCTTCCCATCCATGCATTCGGGCTCGGCGTGCATGCTAGCGCTGTTTGCTAGCCATCTGTGTCCCCGGTTCACGCCCCTCTTTTTCTCCTACGTGCTGTGGATCTGGTGGAGCACAATGTACCTGACTCACCACTACTTCATCGATCTGACTGGAGGAGCCTGTTTCGCATACATTACCTTTTTCCTCATCCGGCGGTCGGTGCTGCCGCGAATCCAGCGAGACAAGATCTCGCGGTGGTCCTATGACTACGTGGAGCGAGGTATCCAGACCCAGTCGAAGTTCCGAAAGTCCATGGAGTACGATCGGGAGTACATTGAGATGGCAGACGAGTTTGGCGCCCAGGGCCCCGAGCACCGACTGGAGGACGAGTCGGATGATGCTGACGACGGCATTCTGCCCGCCA
This genomic interval from Yarrowia lipolytica chromosome 1E, complete sequence contains the following:
- a CDS encoding uncharacterized protein (Compare to YALI0E16434g, similar to uniprot|P36107 Saccharomyces cerevisiae YKL004w AUR1 aureobasidin-resistance protein), translating into MLKDLFHRIKYRLLQDAPVGSSLAKLETSWDPRISWEKLRRKRWTWSDWPYVLMVLSLTICLSILQTVPAFVRVIVAFVLFALVSIPITSQFFLPGMPIITWLVLFASPTSLPLSLRPKIYVRLLPALETILYGGNLSYSLAQMTHPVLDILAWLPYGVLHFALPFILAASLFVFGPPGTLPQFGFCFGWMNYFGVIMELMFPNAPPWYKNIYGLQPANYTIHGSAGGLERIDKILGFQLYGGTFGASGMVFGAFPSMHSGSACMLALFASHLCPRFTPLFFSYVLWIWWSTMYLTHHYFIDLTGGACFAYITFFLIRRSVLPRIQRDKISRWSYDYVERGIQTQSKFRKSMEYDREYIEMADEFGAQGPEHRLEDESDDADDGILPASDADIESIESGVPSTPILETPSSRMGSPMISRIGSPAPNKQA